The proteins below come from a single Xyrauchen texanus isolate HMW12.3.18 chromosome 1, RBS_HiC_50CHRs, whole genome shotgun sequence genomic window:
- the LOC127636189 gene encoding origin recognition complex subunit 6-like: protein MDKELFRKLASKIGITSVKILCQAEEYMRLSQVKCAGLGSMTDTSKAIICLELAATSMKFPLDKEYAIKLSGLSSKVYHSNLKAMECMLGLQSNLGLRDLAVQYGCLDAVKVASQIIQRYEASLPAAQQQDLDLSKPLFTTAALYTACKCMKIRTDRKLASSSGAKKGIFDRLSTQFQKFGQEICNEASSMEEPIKKAQKRKKTLTEILEMEDDDVAQTTPSKEVCIEKTEEDETQYYEEWKRKILENALKAKAVNS, encoded by the exons ATGGATAAAGAGTTATTTCGCAAGCTTGCGTCGAAGATTGGGATAACGTCTGTTAAAATATTGTG CCAAGCAGAGGAGTACATGCGGTTATCCCAAGTGAAGTGTGCTGGTCTGGGGTCTATGACAGACACCAGCAAAGCCATCATTTGCCTCGAGTTGGCAGCGACATCAATGAAATTTCCTCTAGACAAG GAGTATGCCATCAAGCTATCCGGGTTGAGTTCTAAGGTGTACCACAGTAATTTGAAAGCTATGGAGTGCATGCTGGGTCTGCAGTCAAACCTGGGTCTCAGAGATCTTGCAGTGCAGTATGGCTGTTTGGATGCAGTTAAAGTGGCCTCTCAGATCATCCAACG GTATGAGGCCAGCTTGCCTGCCGCTCAGCAACAAGACCTTGACTTATCAAAACCTCTCTTTACCACAGCAGCCCTATATACTGCATGCAA GTGCATGAAAATCAGAACTGACAGGAAATTAGCCTCTTCATCTGGAGCGAAGAAGGGAATCTTTGACCGGCTGTCTACACAATTCCAGAAATTCGGACAAGAGATCTGCA ATGAGGCTTCCTCTATGGAGGAACCAATCAAAAAAGCTCAAAAGAGGAAGAAGACTCTCACTGAAATTTTAGAAATGGAAGACGATG ATGTGGCGCAGACAACACCCTCTAAGGAAGTGTGTATTGAGAAGACAGAGGAGGATGAGACACAATATTATGAAGAGTGGAAAAGAAAGATccttgaaaatgcattaaaagcAAAGGCTGTAAATTCATGA
- the LOC127635167 gene encoding myosin light chain kinase 3-like isoform X2 — protein MMMGTSLYRSSFLSTGGFSVSDYIRKFTKNKPDDNSVKPKDSVCHQSTQTSEEIKEVSAETKFQQPEVTISTVLSRPSPEPLTGSTEPLCTVSGGEGSNKALRKAKEVTVKSREPARVQTFAPEFHLEVEETEVHDVPKQETYSSAAVPTKTECGTVTTAKVEEEVPFQPERALEQTGVSQVGVKASLKPTLSEEQVKQKVDVPHENTESSLVGEKASLKSTVPGKQQLEQKEKVHQEQAECAQLGEKASLKTTVPREQQEEKNVEVHQEPQLCTKDLVKKDSETKSSHKKTAERVRSVPNHNENKLETEPEIKKNQTKTVEKILEPDPVKNCAAPRPQATAHVEGEHATTGPLRKESLLIIDDSPPLPAPFEHRIVSAKQVPMSSYYAVNPNVLLGGGRFGQVHKCAELSSGLTLAAKIIKVRGMKEKDEVKNEIGVMNQLNHVNLIQLYDAFESRTNLTLIMEYVEGGELFERIVDENYQLTELDAIVFTRQICEGVQYLHQQYILHLDLKPENILCVNSTGNQIKIIDFGLARKYRPREKLKVNFGTPEFLAPEVVSYDFVSFPTDMWSIGVIIYMLLSGLSPFLGDNDTETMNNILHAQWDFDAEAFENVSEEAKDFISRLLVPAKCSRLSASGCMKHSWLNNLEDKAKMYKVRLKSQLSLQRYLAAHRQWKKHFYAIAAANRLKRFQQNRSVSVPN, from the exons AAAAACAAACCAGATGACAACAGTGTTAAGCCCAAAGACAGTGTGTGCCACCAGAGCACACAGACGTCAGAGGAGATTAAGGAAGTTTCAG CTGAGACTAAATTCCAGCAGCCAGAGGTCACTATTTCCACTGTCCTCAGTCGACCTTCTCCTGAACCCCTGACAGGATCGACTGAACCTCTGTGCACAGTGAGCGGAGGAGAAGGGTCCAACAAAGCCTTACGTAAGGCCAAGGAGGTCACCGTGAAAAGCAGAGAGCCTGCTCGTGTCCAGACATTTGCTCCTGAATTCCACCTTGAAGTTGAGGAGACTGAGGTGCATGATGTACCCAAGCAGGAGACCTATAGCTCGGCTGCAGTGCCAACTAAAACAGAATGTGGCACTGTGACAACAGCTAAAGTGGAAGAAGAGGTGCCTTTTCAGCCAGAGAG GGCACTAGAACAAACTGGAGTTTCACAGGTTGGTGTGAAGGCTTCACTCAAGCCAACATTGTCTGAAGAGCAAGTGAAGCAGAAGGTGGATGTTCCTCATGAAAATACAGAAAGTTCACTGGTTGGTGAGAAGGCCTCACTCAAGTCAACAGTTCCTGGGAAACAACAACTGGAGCAAAAAGAGAAGGTTCACCAAGAACAGGCAGAATGTGCACAGTTAGGTGAGAAGGCCTCACTCAAAACAACAGTTCCAAGAGAGCAACAAGAAGAGAAAAATGTGGAAGTTCATCAAGAGCCTCAGCTCTGCACCAAAGATCTTGTCAAAAAGGATTCTGAGACTAAGTCATCACATAAAAAGACAGCAGAGAGGGTGAGGTCTGTGCCAAATCATAATGAGAACAAGCTAGAAACTGAACCAGAAATCAAGAAAAACCAAACTAAGACTGTTGAGAAGATTTTGGAGCCTGACCCTGTGAAGAACTGTGCAGCTCCTAGACCACAGGCAACAGCCCATGTTGAAGGAGAACATGCAACAACAGGACCTCTGAGAAAAGAGTCACTACTGATCATTG ATGACAGTCCACCACTTCCAGCCCCATTCGAGCATCGCATCGTCAGTGCCAAGCAGGTTCCCATGAGTTCATATTATGCAGTCAACCCCAATGTGTTGCTGGGCGG aGGCCGTTTTGGACAGGTACATAAGTGTGCTGAGTTGTCATCGGGTCTTACGCTGGCTGCCAAGATTATAAAAGTACGGGGAATGAAAGAGAAG GATGAAGTGAAAAATGAGATTGGAGTTATGAACCAGTTAAACCATGTGAATCTGATTCAGCTGTATGATGCTTTTGAGTCTCGGACTAACCTCACTCTCATCATGGAATA TGTGGAGGGTGGTGAATTGTTTGAACGAATTGTTGATGAGAATTACCAGCTGACGGAACTGGATGCCATCGTGTTTACCAGGCAGATTTGTGAAGGGGTACAGTACCTTCACCAGCAGTACATTCTCCATTTAGATCTTAAG CCAGAAAACATATTATGTGTGAACAGCACTGGGAATCAGATCAAGATCATTGACTTTGGACTTGCCAGGAA GTACAGGCCCAGAGAGAAGCTGAAAGTCAACTTTGGAACCCCAGAGTTCCTGGCACCAGAAGTTGTCAGTTATGACTTTGTGTCATTTCCTACAGATATGTGGAGCATTGGTGTCATCATATACATGCT TTTGAGTGGCCTTTCTCCATTTCTGGGTGACAACGACACAGAGACAATGAACAACATTCTGCATGCACAATGGGACTTTGACGCCGAAGCATTCGAGAATGTATCCGAAGAAGCCAAAGACTTCATCTCTAGACTTCTTGTACCTGCCAAATg TAGCCGTCTGAGTGCTTCAGGTTGTATGAAGCATAGCTGGTTGAATAACCTGGAGGACAAGGCCAAGATGTACAAAGTTCGCCTCAAGTCTCAACTGAGTCTGCAGCGTTACCTCGCTGCTCACCGTCAATGGAAG AAACACTTCTATGCAATTGCAGCAGCTAACAGATTGAAGAGATTTCAACAGAACAGATCAGTCAGTGTGCCAAATTAG